From the Primulina tabacum isolate GXHZ01 chromosome 15, ASM2559414v2, whole genome shotgun sequence genome, one window contains:
- the LOC142527779 gene encoding general transcription and DNA repair factor IIH subunit TFB5 yields MVNAIKGLYISCDIPMAQFIINMNASLPQSQKFIIHVLDNTHLFVRSDMAGMIRSAMATFREQNTYEKPA; encoded by the exons ATGGTGAATGCCATCAAAGGATTGTACATTTCATg TGACATTCCAATGGCACAATTCATCATCAACATGAATGCTTCACTGCCTCAATCCCAGAAGTTTATAATACATGTTTTGGATAACACACATCTTTTTGTGCGTTCGGATATGGCCGGTATGATACGAAGTGCAATGGCAACATTCAGAGAGCAGAATACATATGAGAAACCAGCTTGA
- the LOC142527631 gene encoding uncharacterized protein LOC142527631, whose amino-acid sequence MAFAWISPNTFSAFSSSSNDRNDLWKIPKFRAHPSSAGILNCSCKCESNSSDNGLKFVLHDALDSSGIDTTHARAAREGFCSQIQKLTDIERETSTRVNKDVDLGRAALHIAAEDDSLISHSSVPLPVDDFLFRLDSLAVEYCSRYSSSLRSSPEDFLECLNRYLYVNKAFRRSSAKNQVEQRALYLNSVLTHRSGSVPMLSLIYSEILKMLRLWGVLNFDVEIFFPRDSYGSPSCYHKQESKESDQLDVMASHALLVEILQDLKHAFWPFQLDHPRSLFLRAAYAAHCYNGSSENKESALELASAKAARHRLQRGVWTSVRFGDIRRALSACERLILLQIDPKELRDYAALLYHCGFYVESLQYLKLYQDKKESPTFDLKSRLASNLEEDEAVEKLIIRLNLILMEEGWCRQSDNRSALFNNTEPW is encoded by the exons ATGGCGTTTGCGTGGATTTCCCCGAACACCTTTTCTGCGTTCTCATCATCATCTAATGATCGTAATGATCTTTGGAAGATTCCGAAATTCCGGGCGCATCCTTCTTCAGCTGGAATTTTGAATTGCAGCTGCAAATGTGAATCGAATTCATCGGATAATGGGTTGAAATTTGTGCTCCACGATGCTCTTGATTCTTCTGGCATCGATACAACTCATGCTCGG GCAGCAAGGGAAGGTTTCTGCTCACAGATTCAAAAACTAACTGATATCGAGAGAGAGACGAGTACAAGAGTAAATAAAGATGTTGATTTGGGAAGAGCTGCTCTGCATATAGCCGCTGAGGATGACTCCCTTATATCACACTCTTCTGTTCCGCTTCCAGTTGACGATTTTCTTTTTAGGTTGGACAGTCTTGCCGTGGAATATTGCTCTCGTTACAGCTCTTCTCTTAGATCCTCCCCTGAGGATTTTCTGGAGTGTTTAAATAGATACTTATATGTGAACAAA GCTTTTCGAAGATCAAGTGCGAAAAATCAGGTGGAGCAGCGTGCTCTTTATCTGAATTCA GTATTAACACATCGTTCGGGTTCTGTTCCAATGCTTTCTCTTATTTACTCGGAGATTCTAAAGATGCTTCGTTTATGGGGAGTCCTAAATTTTGATGTGGAAATTTTCTTCCCACGTGATTCTTATGGTTCTCCCAGTTGTTATCACAAACAAGAAAGCAAAGAATCAGATCAGCTAGATGTTATGGCATCACATGCTTTACTGGTGgag ATATTGCAAGATTTGAAGCATGCTTTCTGGCCATTTCAGCTTGATCATCCTAGAAGTCTCTTCCTAAGGGCAGCATATGCTGCTCATTGTTACAACGGATCCAGCGAAAATAAAGAAAG TGCGTTGGAGCTTGCATCTGCCAAGGCTGCTAGGCATAGGCTGCAACGAGGTGTTTGGACCAGTGTTCGGTTTGGGGATATACGCCGTGCTCTGTCAG CATGCGAACGGCTCATCTTACTCCAAATTGATCCAAAAGAACTAAGAGACTATGCTGCTCTGTTGTACCATTGTGGATTCTATGTCGAGTCACTTCAGTACCTTAAGCTCTACCAAGATAAAAAG GAATCTCCCACCTTTGATTTGAAATCCCGGTTAGCCAGCAACTTGGAGGAAGACGAAGCTGTCGAGAAATTAATAATTCGTCTGAACCTGATATTGATGGAGGAAGGTTGGTGTAGGCAGTCAGATAACAGAAGTGCCCTTTTCAACAATACTGAGCCATGGTAA